The following are encoded together in the Ictidomys tridecemlineatus isolate mIctTri1 chromosome X, mIctTri1.hap1, whole genome shotgun sequence genome:
- the Zxdb gene encoding zinc finger X-linked protein ZXDB yields the protein MEIPRLLPARGTRQGSGGYCPAGGGGVHRGPDPPAGQAPARRLLLLRGAQDGGPVPRSEEARRASRGRGPGPSPSPLAPRPNHPSGGGDDFFLVLLDPVGGDVETSGTDQAEGPVWREEAEAGLGPQGDESGANPAGRPALGPRCLSAAPGPAPVPVPVRVPVPVPIPIPAPASGPGHGAAFAGTITIHNQDLLLRFENGVLTLTTPPLPAWEPGVAPFPQPGGLTAPPPAGFPHTAQLGDCPELPPELLLAEPAEPAPAPAPEEEAEGRAAAQSPRGPLGPAPGVVLYLCPEAQCGQTFAKKHQLKVHLLTHSSSQGQRPFKCPLGGCGWTFTTSYKLKRHLQSHDKLRPFGCPVEGCGKSFTTVYNLKAHMKGHEQENSFKCEVCEESFPTQAKLSAHQRSHFEPERPYQCAFSGCKKTFITVSALFSHNRAHFREQELFACSFPGCSKQYDKACRLKIHLRSHTGERPFLCDFEGCGWNFTSMSKLLRHKRKHDDDRRFTCPVEGCGKSFTRAEHLKGHSITHLGTKPFVCPVEGCCARFSARSSLYIHSKKHLQDVETWKSRCPVSTCNKLFTSKHSMKTHMAKRHNLGQDLLAQLEAANSLTPSSELTSQGQNDLSDAEIVSFFSDVPGKSSAAVLDTALVNSGILTIDVASVSSTLAGNLPANNNNSLGQAVDPRALMATSDLPQSLDTSLFFGTTAAAFQQGPLDMDDVSSVSVGPLGSLGSLAMKNSSPEPQTLTPSNKLTVDTEALTPSSTLCENSVSELLTPTKADWNVHPDSDFFGQEEETQFGFPNPAGNHGSQKETDLITVTGSPFLV from the coding sequence ATGGAAATCCCGAGGCTGCTCCCGGCTCGCGGGACAAGACAGGGCAGCGGCGGTTATTGCCCCGCGGGCGGCGGCGGGGTCCACCGAGGCCCTGACCCGCCGGCTGGTCAGGCCCCCGCGCGGCGCCTTCTACTGCTCCGGGGGGCCCAAGATGGCGGGCCCGTGCCGCGGAGCGAGGAGGCCCGCAGGGCCTCACGGGGCCGGGGCCCGGGCCCAAGCCCGAGCCCGTTGGCGCCGAGGCCGAATCACCCGAGCGGCGGCGGCGACGACTTCTTCCTGGTGCTGCTTGACCCGGTGGGTGGCGACGTGGAGACCTCGGGCACCGATCAGGCCGAAGGGCCCGTGTGGAGGGAGGAGGCCGAAGCGGGCCTGGGGCCCCAGGGGGACGAGAGCGGCGCGAACCCCGCGGGCCGCCCTGCGCTGGGCCCCCGCTGCCTGTCCGCGGCCCCGGGCCCGGCCCCGGTCCCGGTCCCCGTCCGCGTCCCGGTCCCGGTCCCGATCCCGATCCCGGCTCCAGCCTCAGGCCCGGGCCACGGGGCGGCCTTCGCAGGCACCATCACTATCCATAACCAGGACCTGCTGTTGCGTTTTGAGAACGGCGTCCTCACCCTGACCACGCCCCCGCTGCCGGCCTGGGAGCCGGGGGTCGCGCCTTTCCCGCAGCCTGGGGGTCTAACTGCCCCGCCGCCAGCTGGGTTCCCGCACACCGCGCAGTTGGGTGACTGCCCAGAGCTGCCGCCTGAGCTCCTGCTGGCCGAGCCGGCGGAACCTGCGCCGGCCCCGGCTcctgaggaggaggctgagggccGGGCCGCCGCCCAGAGCCCTCGCGGGCCGCTGGGCCCGGCCCCAGGCGTGGTGCTGTACCTGTGCCCCGAGGCGCAGTGCGGACAAACCTTCGCCAAGAAACACCAGCTGAAGGTGCACCTGCTGACgcacagcagcagccagggtcaGAGGCCCTTCAAGTGCCCCCTGGGCGGCTGCGGCTGGACCTTCACCACGTCTTACAAGCTCAAGAGGCACCTGCAGTCGCATGACAAACTAAGGCCTTTCGGCTGCCCGGTGGAGGGCTGTGGAAAGAGCTTCACCACTGTGTACAACCTCAAAGCACACATGAAGGGCCATGAGCAGGAGAACTCCTTCAAATGTGAGGTGTGCGAGGAGAGCTTCCCCACGCAGGCTAAGCTCAGTGCCCACCAGCGCAGCCACTTCGAGCCAGAGAGGCCCTACCAATGTGCGTTTTCCGGCTGCAAGAAGACGTTTATTACCGTGAGTGCCCTGTTTTCCCATAACCGCGCCCATTTCAGGGAACAGGAACTCTTTGCCTGCTCTTTCCCTGGCTGCAGTAAACAGTATGACAAGGCTTGTAGGCTGAAAATTCACCTGCGGAGCCACACAGGCGAGAGACCTTTCCTTTGTGACTTTGAGGGCTGTGGCTGGAATTTCACCAGCATGTCCAAACTCTTAAGGCACAAAAGGAAGCATGATGATGACCGGAGGTTCACGTGCCCTGTAGAAGGCTGTGGGAAATCTTTCACAAGGGCCGAGCATCTGAAAGGCCACAGCATAACCCACCTGGGCACAAAACCTTTCGTGTGTCCTGTGGAAGGCTGCTGTGCCAGGTTTTCTGCTCGTAGTAGTCTCTACATTCACTCCAAGAAACACCTGCAGGATGTGGAGACTTGGAAGAGTCGTTGCCCTGTCTCCACCTGTAATAAACTCTTCACATCCAAGCACAGCATGAAGACCCACATGGCCAAAAGGCACAACCTTGGCCAGGATCTCTTAGCTCAGCTCGAAGCTGCAAATTCTCTCACGCCCAGCAGTGAGCTTACCAGCCAGGGACAGAATGATCTCAGCGATGCAGAGATAGTGTCTTTCTTCTCTGATGTGCCTGGCAAGAGTTCTGCTGCAGTGCTGGACACCGCATTGGTCAATTCTGGAATCCTGACTATTGATGTGGCTTCTGTGAGCTCCACTCTGGCAGGGAATCTGCCTGCCAACAATAATAATTCTCTAGGGCAGGCTGTGGACCCTCGGGCCTTGATGGCCACCAGTGACCTTCCTCAGAGCCTGGatacctctctcttttttggaaCGACAGCTGCTGCTTTTCAGCAGGGTCCCTTAGATATGGATGATGTCTCCAGTGTAAGCGTGGGGCCACTGGGGTCTCTGGGTTCTTTGGCAATGAAAAACTCGAGTCCAGAGCCCCAGACTTTGACACCCAGCAATAAGTTAACAGTCGACACAGAAGCTCTGACTCCTTCAAGCACCCTTTGTGAAAACAGTGTTTCAGAACTACTGACACCAACCAAAGCGGATTGGAATGTACATCCTGACTCCGACTTCTTTGGACAGGAGGAAGAAACCCAGTTTGGATTCCCCAATCCAGCAGGAAACCATGGTTCTCAGAAAGAAACAGATCTTATCACAGTGACTGGCAGCCCATTTTTGGTATGA